A region of the Candidatus Polarisedimenticolia bacterium genome:
GGACAGTCTGCCCTAGACATCCTCGGAACCCGCGACCGACCGATTGCGCTGATCAACCGGTGAGCTGGGATCCGACCGGCAGGTTGGCGACCGGGCAGCGTGCCTTTCGGAGCACTCGTTCCGAAGTGGTTCCTCGCAGGCCGTCGAGGAAGCCATCCGGCCCGTCGGTGGTCATCATGATGAGGTCGGCGCCCACCTCATCGGCGACCCGCAGGATCGTTTCCGCCGGCTCGCCCCCTTCGGTCCGCTGCTTCCACTCCCAGCCGGGAACTTCGCGAGGGTGCATCGAAGGCATGTCTCCCGGCGCTCCTACGTGCATCAGCGTGATGATGCCTGAAGGCAGCTGGAGGTTGCGGATGAGCCTGGCGGCCGCCTCCAGTGAGGGCTGGGGTCGTGGCTTGCTCGTGACCGGGATCAGGATGCTCCGGAGGGACACCGAGCCGTCTCGAGGAGAAACGAATCCCGGCACGCCGTGCGGAATGAAAAGAGTGACTTCCCCGGCTTTCCGGGCAACCTTCCCGCCCACGGACTTTCCCAGCCAGCGCATGCTTCCCTCCCGCTGGTGGACCGCCAGGACGATCAGGTCGGCGGGATGGGTCGCCAGAAACCCGAGGCAGGCTTCCACGGGGTGGCTGCTCGACGCCAGCACTTTGCGCACGTCGATTCCGAGGTCCTCAACGGCGCTCTTCGGGCTTCCCGGCGGGATCAGCTTCCAGCGCTCCAGAGTCCCGCGTACTCCCGGGAAATCCTGCCAGTGGGTGGCATGACCGGGATCGACGTGCATGATTCGCAGGGCGGCGCCGGTCACCAGGGCCAGCTTCAAGGCGTGCGCGAAGGCCACCTCGCTCGCCTCCGAGAAATCGGAGGGGTGGAAAATCGACTCGACTCTTATTCCCTCGGGCGCAACGGGTAGACTCATGATGAATGCCTCATTATGAGGAGCGGCAACCGGAACGCTTCCTGTGCTGGCGTTCCCGGAGAAGATACATCCGGAAGTCAGGCTTCCACAAGCTGGGTCGTCTCCGAAGTTTGGCTGGCTTCACCAGGGTTCAATGTCCACCAGCTACGGCTCGTGGTTCGGGATGCGTTGGAGATCGGGCTCGACGAATCTCTCACGGGCCTGGGGTGAGAAGAGCAGGTCGGCGGAGTAGTGGGTCAGCATGATCTTGGGGTCGAGCATGCGCGGGTTGGCGTCGATGAAGGCGTCGGCGGAGGCGCAGGGCGGAGTGATTTCCATGAAGTGGCGTACCGCCAGGATCCAGGCGCGCGTCATCGTCTCGTGGTACTTCGAGGGGTCGATGCCGTGGATGCGCAGGAACGCGAGCAGCGCCTCGCGCATCTTTTCCACCGCCGCCTCGGGATCGTTCTCGACGAGATAGGCATAAGCCAGGCGCAGGTGCTCGCGGTGCCTGAAGGCGGCGGGCTCGAGGCGCGCCGTTTCAAAGCTCTCCCGAAAGCTCCGGTCATCCTCCGACAGCTGGTGGCCTTTCATCGATAGCTCCGGTCCCGCGGATTTCCTCGGGATCACTTCCCCGCTTCGCGCCGCTCCGTCTCGGATCGCCGGATGATGCCGATGACATTCGGAATCGGCCAGGCCGAGCGGGCCGCCTGATCGTCGGCGTCGAATCCCTCGGGGATCCCCGTCAGCTCCAGGGATTCGTGCTTGCTGCCGACGTAGAGCTGCGCCTGCGCCCCTCCCTCCACGTACATCGCCCGGGCGATCCCGATCGGGAGGCCCAGCAGCATCTCGGCCAGGTCGTGCACCGAATAAGGGGAGCGGACATGGATGAAGAGCAGCCGCCCCTCGTCGTCGACGCCGACGAGCGCGTTGCTCCAGCGCCGCGCCTGCTGCTGCCAGACATTGATCCCATCCCAGGAGATGACCCGGATGTTCTGGACCAGCGAGCGATAGAGATCCTTGAGGCGCTCGAAGTCGTCCTTTTGCCGGTCGATCATCATGACCTTCGGGAGATCGGGATTCTTCGGCCCCCAGGCGAGAATGGAGTTGTCCTTGCTCACGCGCGGGTTGTTGACGTGTCCCTCGCTGCGCATCAGGCTCACGCTGGTCTTGTAGTCGGTCTGGTACATGCTGGCGTTGATTGCCGCCACCAGGTTCTGCCGCTCGCACCACTGGCGGGCCGTCAGGAGCTTCCCTTCCCCGGGGGCCGAGGCGTTCGCCAGGCGCAGATCGAAGCGCTCGGGATCGATGCGCAGGATCCGGATGGTGGAATCGCCCGTTACGGAGGGACGGGGAGCCGGGAAGGTTCCCATCTCGAGCCCGGGCTCCAGCCGTTTCCAGCGCCCCATCGAGGATTCCGTCTTCGCGCCGGTGTCGGGTGCCGGAGCGAGGATTCCGAAGCAGGCGGCGGCGACGAGGGGGATGCGGCGCATGGGGTTGCGGCTCGAGCGCGGCGCCGTCCGGCAGGGTTCAGAGTGCAGCGGGGTCTTCCGGCTCGTCTTCCGAGCGAGGAGGCGAGGTCCTGGGTCTCCGGAAGCTCCAGACGACGTAGCCGCCGATGCCGCCGAGGAGGAGATACGGGACCACGAGCATGAACAGAGTGCTGCTGTTGTAGGCGGCGCCCCCATCGGCTCCGGCTGCCGCGCTCCCCTCGCACATGGCGCATTGCGCCAGCACGGGGCCGCCCGCCGCCATCGCCATGGACAGTACCAGGGGGAGAATGATCCACTTGGGCGACTTTCGGAATCCGGTGCGGGACGCGAGCTTCATAGCAGGTAGAGTACCACGAAGAGAAAAAGCCAGGCCACGGCCACGAAGTGCCAGAACATCGCCGCCATCTCCACCGGCTCGTGATGGGCCGGGGAGATGCGATCGCGCCAGGCCAGGATCAGCAGGACGCCGACCCATATCATCACCGCCAGGGCGTGCAGCGCATGGCAGCCGGTCAGCGTATAGACCAGCGGTCCATAGGCGCCGGTGGAGGTGGTCTTCAATCCGGCGGCAAGGAGCCGTGTCCACTCGATCCCCATCATCGTCAGGAAGGCCGCGCCGCAGCCCAGCGTCAGGAAGATCCCGTTCATCAGGCGCCGGTGGCTCGCGGCCCGGGCGCCTTGGACCGCCCCCAGCATGCCGGCGCTGC
Encoded here:
- a CDS encoding cytochrome c oxidase subunit 3, which translates into the protein MPAHRASNPPPAETSAPAIPNHRLAMLIFLAAEAMLFTGLIGATMVLRAGSPMWPPAGQPPLPVWMGALNLVLLAGGSAGMLGAVQGARAASHRRLMNGIFLTLGCGAAFLTMMGIEWTRLLAAGLKTTSTGAYGPLVYTLTGCHALHALAVMIWVGVLLILAWRDRISPAHHEPVEMAAMFWHFVAVAWLFLFVVLYLL
- a CDS encoding phosphodiester glycosidase family protein codes for the protein MRRIPLVAAACFGILAPAPDTGAKTESSMGRWKRLEPGLEMGTFPAPRPSVTGDSTIRILRIDPERFDLRLANASAPGEGKLLTARQWCERQNLVAAINASMYQTDYKTSVSLMRSEGHVNNPRVSKDNSILAWGPKNPDLPKVMMIDRQKDDFERLKDLYRSLVQNIRVISWDGINVWQQQARRWSNALVGVDDEGRLLFIHVRSPYSVHDLAEMLLGLPIGIARAMYVEGGAQAQLYVGSKHESLELTGIPEGFDADDQAARSAWPIPNVIGIIRRSETERREAGK
- a CDS encoding universal stress protein, translating into MSLPVAPEGIRVESIFHPSDFSEASEVAFAHALKLALVTGAALRIMHVDPGHATHWQDFPGVRGTLERWKLIPPGSPKSAVEDLGIDVRKVLASSSHPVEACLGFLATHPADLIVLAVHQREGSMRWLGKSVGGKVARKAGEVTLFIPHGVPGFVSPRDGSVSLRSILIPVTSKPRPQPSLEAAARLIRNLQLPSGIITLMHVGAPGDMPSMHPREVPGWEWKQRTEGGEPAETILRVADEVGADLIMMTTDGPDGFLDGLRGTTSERVLRKARCPVANLPVGSQLTG